One segment of Thunnus thynnus chromosome 19, fThuThy2.1, whole genome shotgun sequence DNA contains the following:
- the tmem230a gene encoding transmembrane protein 230a translates to MKATRSNMLGAGMSNNKVKYSRLAADEDGYIDLQFKKSPPKVPYKAIALAIFLFLVGSLLIIFGALLLAGTIKVEHRDRTIPVIIIGVLVFLPGFYHLRIAYFAAKGYRGYSYDDIPDFGD, encoded by the exons ATGAAAGCAACCAGAAGCAATATGTTGGGTGCTGGAATGTCCAACAACAAGGTCAAGTATTCACGGCTTGCTGCTGATGAAGACGGTTACATTGACTTACAG TTCAAGAAGAGCCCGCCAAAGGTCCCGTACAAGGCGATTGCACTGGCAATATTCCTGTTTTTGGTTGGCTCCTTACTGATAATCTTCGGGGCCCTTCTTCTGGCAGGAACCATAAAGGTTGAG CATCGAGATCGCACCATTCCTGTCATCATCATAGGCGTCCTTGTTTTCCTCCCTGGGTTTTACCATTTGAGAATCGCCTACTTCGCCGCCAAGGGTTACCGAGGTTACTCCTATGATGACATCCCAGATTTTGGTGACTGA
- the adra1ab gene encoding alpha-1A adrenergic receptor — MSAFSTAESCPNCSSSAYPKVDVAKAVILGMVLVVFVVFGVLGNILVILSVLCHHHWRSVTHYFIANLAAADLLLSSAVLPFSATSEALGRWVFGRLFCNVWAALDVLCCTASILSLCVISIDRYLAVSYPLRYPAMATGRRGLTAVAALWGLSAAISVGPLFGWKEPDPEDETVCRITEEPGYALFSALGSFYIPLAIILAMYCRVYSVAKRETKTHRKGSKGQGVEVEGVMLRIHRGNAAQTRKQEDDKGMMRHKRNTFTLPKWLKFSREEKAAKTLGIVVGCFILCWLPFFVVLPIGSTFPSCKPSETVFKITFWLGYLNSCINPIIYPCFSQEFKKAFLNVLRGRCLRTGAAKPQGHITTHSSSPGPTSNTFVLSAQNHVTVSSWGCCRALSTSSSSVCGPGQTQSAQIQSKSLLKAWCFSASQPPIPQNPSSHRSTKVLCLSLGVTGEAV; from the exons ATGAGTGCCTTCTCTACAGCAGAGAGCTGTCCCAACTGCAGCTCCTCTGCCTACCCAAAGGTGGATGTAGCCAAGGCAGTGATTTTGGGAATGGTGCTGGTGGTGTTTGTAGTGTTCGGGGTCCTTGGCAACATCCTGGTCATCCTGTCTGTGTTGTGCCATCACCACTGGCGCTCTGTGACACATTACTTCATCGCCAATCTGGCAGCGGCGGACCTGCTGCTCAGCTCAGCTGTCCTGCCTTTCTCTGCCACCTCAGAGGCACTCGGCAGATGGGTGTTTGGCCGGCTTTTCTGCAACGTCTGGGCGGCCCTGGACGTCCTCTGCTGCACTGCCTCCATCCTAAGCCTGTGTGTGATCTCTATTGACCGCTACCTGGCTGTCAGCTACCCTCTGCGCTACCCCGCCATGGCGACGGGGCGGCGAGGCCTAACCGCAGTGGCTGCTCTCTGGGGACTCTCTGCAGCTATATCTGTGGGCCCTCTGTTTGGCTGGAAGGAGCCCGACCCGGAAGATGAGACAGTGTGTCGAATCACAGAGGAGCCCGGCTACGCTCTGTTCTCAGCGTTGGGATCTTTCTATATACCTCTGGCCATCATCCTGGCCATGTACTGCCGTGTGTATAGTGtggcaaagagagagacaaaaacacacaggaaggGCAGTAAAGGACAAGGAGTTGAGGTGGAGGGGGTGATGCTGAGGATACACAGAGGGAACGCTGCTCAGACGAGGAAGCAGGAGGATGACAAGGGGATGATGAGGCATAAACGCAACACCTTTACCCTCCCGAAGTGGCTGAAGTTCTCAAGAGAAGAGAAGGCAGCCAAGACCCTTGGCATTGTTGTCGGGTGCTTCATTCTGTGCTGGCTCCCTTTTTTCGTGGTTTTACCAATTG GATCCACCTTCCCATCCTGTAAGCCATCTGAGACCGTATTTAAGATAACCTTCTGGCTGGGTTACCTCAACAGCTGCATTAACCCCATTATCTACCCATGCTTCAGCCAGGAGTTCAAAAAAGCCTTCCTCAATGTGCTCCGTGGGCGCTGCCTGAGAACTGGGGCTGCCAAACCACAGGGACACATCACAACCCATTCCTCCAGTCCAGGCCCAACGTCGAATACCTTTGTTCTCTCAGCGCAAAATCATGTCACTGTTTCCTCATGGGGTTGCTGCAGGGCGCTATCGACATCCTCGTCATCTGTCTGTGGTCCAGGTCAGACTCAAAGTGCACAAATCCAAAGTAAGAGTTTGCTGAAGGCGTGGTGTTTCTCAGCAAGTCAGCCTCCCATACCACAGAACCCCTCGAGTCACCGATCAACTAAGGTCTTATGCCTTTCTCTTGGAGTTACAGGAGAGGCTGTTTGA